The following are encoded in a window of Flavobacteriales bacterium genomic DNA:
- a CDS encoding DUF1572 family protein → MSVSEQLKQESLRRLEESRQRIHRCLDLLGEERAWHRPNANTPTVGNLVLHLAGNVGQWITTTLGNRPDTRDRDTEFAETEPLPIADLKRTFDSVLDAAMGTISSLTDPDLAATWRVQGFQETGTAILVHVVEHMSYHTGQITLHTKLALDIDTGWYADQDLSAKG, encoded by the coding sequence ATGTCCGTGAGCGAACAGCTGAAACAGGAAAGTCTGCGACGACTGGAGGAAAGCCGCCAACGCATCCACCGCTGTCTGGACCTGCTGGGCGAGGAACGTGCCTGGCACCGGCCCAACGCCAACACGCCAACGGTGGGCAACTTGGTGCTGCACCTGGCCGGCAACGTGGGGCAATGGATCACCACCACCCTGGGCAACAGGCCCGATACGCGGGACCGTGACACGGAATTCGCCGAGACCGAGCCCCTCCCTATCGCCGACCTCAAACGCACCTTCGATAGCGTGTTGGACGCCGCCATGGGAACGATATCGAGCCTGACCGATCCCGACCTGGCGGCCACCTGGCGGGTGCAGGGCTTCCAAGAAACGGGCACCGCGATACTGGTGCATGTGGTGGAGCACATGAGCTACCATACAGGCCAGATCACCCTGCACACCAAGTTGGCGCTGGACATTGATACCGGCTGGTACGCGGACCAGGACCTCTCGGCGAAGGGTTGA